Proteins from a single region of Callospermophilus lateralis isolate mCalLat2 chromosome Y, mCalLat2.hap1, whole genome shotgun sequence:
- the LOC143639757 gene encoding uncharacterized protein LOC143639757 — MGNAPFKCKVCGKDFAYPSLLRIHQRTHTGEKPYECTQCGKAFPRSRYLHSHEKTHPGEKPYKCMQGSKAFSISCYFSIQGKMNTGEKPYECKQCGKTFATSHLLYKHGRIHTREKPYKCQQCGKAFISASYLKIHERTHTGEKPNKCKQCGKAFTQSSHLHSHEQTHSGEKPYECKQCGKAFAMSSNLQIHGRVYTGEKPYKCKQCGKAFTESSNLHSHEQIHTGQKPYACKQCGKGFARSSDLQIHGRTHTGEKPYECKQCGKAFATSPQLHRHERIHTREKPYECQQCGKAFATPCLFHTRERTHTTEKLYA, encoded by the coding sequence ATGGGGAATGCACCTTTCAAATgtaaggtatgtgggaaagactTTGCTTATCCCAGTTTACTAAGAATACATCAGagaacacatactggagagaaaccctatgaatgtacacagtgtggaaaagcctttcCTAGATCCAGGTACCTTCACTCACATGAAAAAACTCATCCTGGAGAGAAGCCTTATAAATGTATGCAGGGTAGCAAAGCCTTTTCTATATCCTGTTACTTTTCGATTCAAGGAAAAAtgaatactggagagaagccctatgaatgtaagcagtgtggcaaaacCTTTGCTACATCCCATCTGCTTtataaacatggaagaatacataccAGAGAAAAGCCCTATAAATgtcaacaatgtggaaaagccttcatTTCTGCCTCTTACCTTAAGATACACGAacgaactcatactggagagaagcccaataaatgtaagcagtgtgggaaagccttcactcAGTCCTCTCACCTTCACTCACATGAACAAACTCattctggagagaagccctatgaatgtaagcagtgtggcaaagcctttgctaTGTCCAGTAACCTTCAGATTCATGGAAGAGtatatactggagagaagccctataaatgtaagcagtgtggcaaagccttcactgAGTCCTCTAACCTTCACTCACATGAACAAATTCATACTGGACAGAAGCCCTATGCATGTAAACAGTGTGGCAAAGGCTTTGCTAGATCCAGTGACCTTCAAATACATGGAagaacacatactggagagaagccctatgaatgtaagcagtgtggcaaagcctttgccACATCCCCTCAGCTTCACAGACATGAAAGAATACATACCAGAGAaaagccctatgaatgtcaacaatgtggaaaagcctttgccACACCCTGTCTGTTTCACACACGTGAAAGAACACATACTACAGAGAaattgtatgcatga